The Heliorestis convoluta genome includes the window AAAATGCCGGCATACCCTGATCCAAGAACAACAATTCGAGGTTTATGGTTCTTCATAAGAGACGCTCCCATCCAATTATTAAAAAATTCACAAAGAGAATATTAAAAGACCTACCATTAGTATCTTGCCGAAGGGCATTGCCTGCAAGAGTTCTCTTGGATAACTATGGAATAACTCCACGAGTTGTGAATATTAGCTTTTTCATTTATGTTGCTATTATAAAGCCAATGGAGGGCATAGATAAAATGCATATTAAACATGGGGGGTATGATCAGGGTTTATGGACACTTTGCACAAGGATGTGCTGGTGAAATCGATCGCAAGTTACAGTTCCTTTTCCGGCTTATTGAGTAAAAAAGATAAAAACTTTTCTGCTGCTACTGATAAAGGAATCGTTTTGAGATGAACAACACCGATATACCTCGATGGGATTGGCTGGGTCAAATTTACTTCATAGAGGGATTGGTTTTTTAATTCTTTCGCAATAAAGTTTTTGATCACCGATGCAACACCAAAGTCAATCAAGGCAAACTGAATATTCAGCTCAAAATCACTCAACTCAAAGGCCGGCTTTACCGTTAGCCCATGTTGAGAAAAAACTTTTTCAATATAAGTCCGTGAACTACTTCCTTTTTCTAATAGAATCAGAGGATATTCGACCACTTCCTTCATAGTGCGAGGGTAACGGGCAAGCTCTTTAAATTTTTCACCGACGACAAAGCAGTCTTGAATTTCCATGATCTTATAAACCATCAACTGCTCATCTTGCACAGGCAAATGAACAAAACCAATGTCAAGAGCACCTTTTTTCAACATTTGAATAACAGACAATGTATTTTGGTTGCTCACATGAATACCAATCCCTGGATGAGCTCGCTTGAAGTCTTTCAAGTAGGGAGGAAGATAGTGCTTGCAAATCGTATCGCCAGCACCAATAGAGATTTCCCCATTTTGAAGATCTTTGACTTCCGTTAATGAACGCTCCCCTAAGGAAATAAAGTTAAAAGCTTGCTCCACATAGGGGAAAAGAAGCTCTCCATCTTTGGTTAAACGAACGCCTTTCGGAGTTCTAAAAAAAAGCACAGAGCCTAACTTTTCTTCTAACTGCTGTATAGAGCGACTTACAGCAGGTTGGGTAATATACAAAAACTCAGCGGCTCTGGATATACTGCCTTTTTTGGCTACCACGTAAAAAATCCTGTACAACTCCATATTTATCGCCATAAGATACCTCCGACTTTGGCCTAGTAGGCGCTTCATTTCCTGGCTATTTGCTGAGCAAGAATCACCGTCAAAGGATAGTAAATTAGGGATTGAATTTATAATCAATTATGTTAAAATGATCAGAGGATTAAGAGATGGAAGAGCTGTAATTATTAGGTTTCTAAAATATAAGAGCTGGCTTCTATGTTACTCTTTTTTCATTTTCTAAGAGAAAGAATGATCGAACGAGATTGGATAAAGAGAAAAAGAAGGTGATAAATGTGAATGTCAAAAACTGTGCCTCTTGTCACACGCTTTTCTTCAACCCGATTAGAAGTCAAATTCTTTGCCCGCAGTGCAAGGAAGACGAAGAGATAAACTTAGGCAAAGTTCACACTTTTTTGAACAACCATCAAGATGCATCGCTATTGGATGTTGTAATGGAAACTGGTATTTCAGAAAGTCAAATACGCCGTTATATAGAAGAAGGACGAATTGACACAACATCATTTACAGGGCTAGAGTTAAACTGCCAGATATGTGGCCTTCCTATTAAAACGGGAAATAGATGTTCTCGCTGCTCTGATGAACTCAAAAAAGAATTTCAGATCGCTTATTTAAATCTTTCAAGAAAAGATAGCAATAATAAGCTGTAACAGGTGACACAAAGGACTTCCTTATGACCGTTTTGTTTTCGATTTCGAAAACAGCGGTCTTTTTTTTACGGGAGTAGGAGTCCTTTCATTAATGATATACTAGACCTGCTCAAAATTGAAGAAGGTAAACTAGGATTGCAAGATGCCATTGATGATGTACTTATTTGCGCATTTAGTCTTATCATGATTTGTGCTATTATATAAAGTAAAAGCGTAGTTGTACTGGAGGAGGCTATAGGGTGATTAAGGAACTAAAAGCCTTATCACAACAAATGCACGTACTGTATGTAGAAGATGATAAAACTATCCAAAAGCAAATGGAGGTATTGCTGAACAAATTTTTCGCTACTGTTACAGTAGCGAATGACGGAACTATGGGCCTTCGCCAGTATCAACAGAATATAAATGCCTATGACATTGTACTTTCTGATATATCAATGCCAATGATGAATGGATTGGATATGGCTCGAGCTATCAAAGAGATCAATCCAGAACAGATGATTCTTTTGATTTCGGCTCACAATGATAGCGTCAACTTACAAAAAGCAAGTGCTCTTGGAATTACTTCGGATTACTTCATAATCAAGCCGATTGATAAAGATAGACTGCTGAAAGCACTTTACCAGGCTGTGCAAAAAGTCCAAAGAGCTAAAAAAGTCCAGTGGCCATAGGGAGAATATCAGGGGGTAAAGATATGGATAAATCGCTCCAAGATTTTGTTAACCACTCTCCCATGATTGTCATTGTCTGGCAATGCGAAGACCCATGGAAAGTCAAATTTATCTCTAACGCTATTTGTCAATTCGGATATGATCCCCAGGAGATCCTATCGGGCAAAATCTCTTTTCTTGATCTGATTTACAGTGAAGACAGGCACCGATATATAGCAGCAATGAAAAACAGGTTTCTGGCTACTTGTCAGGAATATACCCTGGAATACCGTATAGTGACCAAAGAAGGTCAGATTCGCTGGGTAGAAGCTCAGAAAATCATTAGCCAACGGACAGAAACTAAGCAGTTTTTTCATCAAGATATCCTCATTGATGTCACTCGACGCAAAGGGATGGAAGAAGCACTTTATCGAAAAGATCGACTCTTACATGGCGTTGCTGCAGCCACCAATAGCTTGCTGACAACCTATGATTTTAATCACGCCATCATACAAGCCCTTAACTACTTAGGAGAAGCTGTAGAAGTCGATCGCGTATACATATTTCGCAATCACGAGCACTCCCTAACAGGAGCCCCCGCGGTGAGTCAAACTTTTGAATGGTCTCGAGATAACATAGTCCCCCAAATCGACAACCCTGTACTACAAGACTTGCCCTATGAAGAAATCGGGCTCTTATGGTGGTACAAGAACTTAAAGGATAATAAAACGATCAATGGCCTCGTAAAAGATTTTCCTGAAGCAGAGCGAAGCGTTTTGGAGCCACAGGGAATTATTTCGTTGCTTGTCGTGCCGATCTTTATTGGAAAGGAATTCTGGGGCTTTGTAGGCTTCGACGATTGTCATTCTGAGCGGATATGGACAAAAGAAGAAGAATCCATTCTGATGGTAGCAGCTGCGAGCATTGGCGGTGCCATTCAACGAAAAGAAGCCGAAAGCGCTCTCCAACTTAGTGAAGAAGAGCTCCGCATCGCTTTAGAGAAGCTCTCTCGACTCAATGAAACCTTAGAAGAACGAGTTTTTCAAGAAGTCATGATGAACCGCCAAAAAGACATGATGTTACAGCAACAATCACGACAGGTGGCCATGGGTGAAATCATCAACTCCATTGCCCATCAATGGCGACAGCCTCTTAATAGCATCAGTTTAGCAGCTTCAAACATTGTGATAGATGTTGAATTGGGTGAAAACCTTGAAGAGATTGCTGAAGAAGGCAATCAGATTATTGAACTGGCTCAAAGCATGTCTCAAACCATTACTGACTTTATGGAATTTTTTAATGACAACAAAAAAGAAGAATTTTTTCGAGTGGAAGATGTACTCAAAAGCATCGGTGGCATGCTGCAATCACAGCTTTATAGCAAGAATATTGCCTACCAGATCAGACTCCCCGAAAAAATTGAAGTAAAGGCCTTTCGCAATGAACTTCAGCAAGTTCTTTTGAATATCATCACCAACGCCATCCATGCCTTTGATGAAAAAAAAGTAGAACGAAAAATGATTTGTGCCCATGGGTGGATAGAGCATGGCCCAGAGGAACAGGAGCATCTGATCTTAGAAATTGCTGATAATGCAGGTGGCGTACCGGAAGAGATCATGGAAAAAATCTTCGAACCTTATATAACAACGAAAGAAAAAGGCAAAGGAACGGGCCTTGGACTTTCTATCAGCCGTACTATCGTTCAGGATAAACTAAAAGGCAATATCGTTGTGCGTAATGAAAATGGTGGCGCTGTCTTTTCTCTGAACTTTCCTGTATCTTCTTCAGGCTAATCGAAGGGCAAGGCGGATTAAAAAGAAAAGAGCGAGTAGGGATACTTTTACTCCCTACTCGCTCTTTTTATAGACTTTTTTCGACAAGTAAGTGGTAACAATGGTTGAATATATAGGGAGGTCGTAAAAAAGGGTAAACAAAAAATAAGTTTCTTGTACTTTTTTACAAAACCATATATTCCTAAAAGAAGAGAAATGCGCTATAATGTTTTTACCCAGTAGTGGGGAAAGAAGTGCATTTTAGGTTTCTTCCAAGCTACGAAAGGGTAGCTTCTTTTTTTTTGGCATTTTTTCGGAGGTGTTCTCGTGTTTTCTGTGGATAGTGAGAAAAGGTTTTTTAATGAAATGTTTGATCATTCCTGTGCCGTTCGACCTTGCTATGAGACAATTTATAATTATTTTAACAATCTATCACCCATGATGCTGGAACATCTAAAAAACAAAGCGGAGCATGGTTTCGTCAACTTAGGAGTTACCTTTCGGGTTTATCATGAGTCAACGAGTATGGAGAGAACAATTCCTTTTGACATTCTTCCTCGTTTAATTCCTGAAGAAGAATGGACGATCTTAGATGAAGGATGTCGCCAACGAGTTCGAGCTCTCAATGCCTTCCTCTATGACATTTATCACGGTCAGGAAATTCTTCACGATCAAGTTATACCAAGAGAATTGGTCGTAACACATCCCGACTTTTGCTGGGCCATGGCAGGACTCCATGTTCCATTAAATGAGTATATTACTTTAGCAGGTATCGATGTAATTCGAGATAATGAGGGCAAATATTTTGTCTTAGAAGATAACTTGCGCGTACCTTCTGGAATCAGCTATGTGTATGAAAATCGAAAAATGATGCAACAGCTTTTCCCAGAGCTTTGTCAAAATCATCAAATTGAGCCGATTATGCCATCTTTGAGCTATCTAGCGCGGTACTTGCAGTCTCTATCTCCCAGGCGGGTCTCCAAGCCTACCGTTGTCTTGTTGACGCCAGGTCCTTATAACGCCGCCTATTATGATCACGTCTTTCTATCGCAGCAACTTGGTATTGACCTTGTAGAAGGCCAAGATCTAATGACCCTTGATAACCGCGTCTATTTGCGCAGCGTGGAAGGGTTGCGACAAGTCGATGTCATTTATCGACGTGTTGACGATGCTTTCTTAGACCCTCTTGTATTTCGACCCGACTCTATGCTGGGTGTGCCCGGACTTATGAGTGCCTATCGAGCCGGTCATGTTGCTCTGGCTAACGCGCCTGGCGCTGGTGTTGCTGATGACAAAGCCATCTTTGCTTATGTGCCTGCCATGATTCGCTACTATCTCGGTGAAGAGCCGATTCTAGAAAATGTTCCTACCTTCCTTTTGAAGAATCGAGAAGAGCAGGAATATGTACTCCATAACTTAGAGAAAATGGTCGTCAAGAAAACAACGGGTGCTGGTGGCTACGGCATGCTTATCGGCCCGAAAGCATCAGAAGAAGAACTAGCCACGTTCCGTACCATATTGCAAGAAAAGCCGCATCACTATATTGCACAGCCGACCATTCAATTGTCGCAACACCCATCTTTTATCAATGGTGTTTTTAGCAATCGACACATTGATCTTCGGCCTTTTGTCATAGGAGGCAAAAAAGTCATACCAGGTGGCTTAACTCGTGTTGCCTTGCGGGAAGGTTCTCTTGTAGTAAATTCTTCGCAAGGTGGAGGTAGCAAAGACACCTGGGTTCTTCGAAGTCAAGGTGGAGAAAGGGAGTGCCAATTATGCTCAACCGTCAGGCCGACAGCTTGATTTGGTTGGCCCGCATGATTGAACGGGCAGAAAACAACGCACGAATGTTAGAAGTATATTACGCAGAATCGCTAGAAGAAAAAGCATCATACTGGGAATCTCTCGTAGCTGTTACAGGCGACGTAGCACTGTATCGTCAACAATATAAAAACGTCGATAGCCTATCTGTTTTTGAATTTCTTTCTTTTTCTGATCAGAATCCCAACTCTATTTACTGTTGCTTGCACCAGGCCAAAGAAAATGCTCTCGTAGCCCGTGAAATTCTCCCCAATGAAATTTACGAAGTCGTAAATTCCTTTTACCTTGTCGTTCGCACTTGTGCGCAAAAGCTACAAGGGAAGTCTCCTCTAGAATTTTTACATCTCGTGAAAAAGCGTTCTCTTCTTTTTCAAGGTATGGTAGAAGCCATTTTGCCGCAAAACAAAGGCTGGGCTTTTCTCCAACTAGGTCGCTATCTCGAGAGAGCTGACAAAACAGCGCGGATCATTGATGCCGCTGTAGGCCATCCTAAGAGCCACCAAGAGAACTTATGGTTGCGCGTTTTACTTTCTGTGAGCGCCTATGAAGCCTATCGCCGAGAATGGTGTGGGCGCATTGGAGCTCGAGAAGTAACTGAATTTTTGGTTCATCAAGCTGATTTTCCTCGATCTTTATCTTTTTCCGTTGCTCATGCACTAGAAGCGGCTGATAAAGCTTTTCAAAATGGCGCTCAAGTCGTAGAGCCCATTCAATTGTTAGAGCATCTAGACCAACAGTTGCGGATGACAGCCATTGAGGAAATTGAAAGACAGGGCGTTCACAATTTCTTGCAATCTTTTCTCAGCGAAAACAACAAAGTAGGGGATGCCGTGAATCATACACTGTTTCGCGGCCCAAGTACTGCGTGACTCTTTTGTCGGTTTATCACCGAACTTTGTACAGTTATTCCAGCAATGTATCGCGTGGAATCAGTGAAGTTCGCTTGACGCCCATGACTGACCAGAACCAGAGATTGCTTTCTTTTCAGCTCAAGACAGAGCCTTTAGGGGCCTTGCAGCAATCGATGGACGCCTTTGGCAATCAGGTCCACACACTGTGGTTCCCAGAGCCCCATGATCAATTGGTTATAGAGACGAGAGCCATCGTAGAAAATCAGCAAGTCGAGAACAGTATAGTGCAACATAACAATATCTTACGAAACAGTGACGCTACCTTAGAATACGTTGACATAGAACAATGGTCTAAACAGATCAAGCAAAGTCATGCTGAATGGTTAATGGAGACCTCCTATTGCCCTTTTCTGCCAGAAGTACAGATGATGGCTGAAAGCTTTCAAGGCATTTCGGGCGGTTGGCCTGAAATTTATAAAATGTCGAATTATATATA containing:
- a CDS encoding LysR family transcriptional regulator, which encodes MAINMELYRIFYVVAKKGSISRAAEFLYITQPAVSRSIQQLEEKLGSVLFFRTPKGVRLTKDGELLFPYVEQAFNFISLGERSLTEVKDLQNGEISIGAGDTICKHYLPPYLKDFKRAHPGIGIHVSNQNTLSVIQMLKKGALDIGFVHLPVQDEQLMVYKIMEIQDCFVVGEKFKELARYPRTMKEVVEYPLILLEKGSSSRTYIEKVFSQHGLTVKPAFELSDFELNIQFALIDFGVASVIKNFIAKELKNQSLYEVNLTQPIPSRYIGVVHLKTIPLSVAAEKFLSFLLNKPEKEL
- a CDS encoding response regulator, whose amino-acid sequence is MIKELKALSQQMHVLYVEDDKTIQKQMEVLLNKFFATVTVANDGTMGLRQYQQNINAYDIVLSDISMPMMNGLDMARAIKEINPEQMILLISAHNDSVNLQKASALGITSDYFIIKPIDKDRLLKALYQAVQKVQRAKKVQWP
- a CDS encoding GAF domain-containing sensor histidine kinase; the encoded protein is MDKSLQDFVNHSPMIVIVWQCEDPWKVKFISNAICQFGYDPQEILSGKISFLDLIYSEDRHRYIAAMKNRFLATCQEYTLEYRIVTKEGQIRWVEAQKIISQRTETKQFFHQDILIDVTRRKGMEEALYRKDRLLHGVAAATNSLLTTYDFNHAIIQALNYLGEAVEVDRVYIFRNHEHSLTGAPAVSQTFEWSRDNIVPQIDNPVLQDLPYEEIGLLWWYKNLKDNKTINGLVKDFPEAERSVLEPQGIISLLVVPIFIGKEFWGFVGFDDCHSERIWTKEEESILMVAAASIGGAIQRKEAESALQLSEEELRIALEKLSRLNETLEERVFQEVMMNRQKDMMLQQQSRQVAMGEIINSIAHQWRQPLNSISLAASNIVIDVELGENLEEIAEEGNQIIELAQSMSQTITDFMEFFNDNKKEEFFRVEDVLKSIGGMLQSQLYSKNIAYQIRLPEKIEVKAFRNELQQVLLNIITNAIHAFDEKKVERKMICAHGWIEHGPEEQEHLILEIADNAGGVPEEIMEKIFEPYITTKEKGKGTGLGLSISRTIVQDKLKGNIVVRNENGGAVFSLNFPVSSSG
- a CDS encoding circularly permuted type 2 ATP-grasp protein translates to MFSVDSEKRFFNEMFDHSCAVRPCYETIYNYFNNLSPMMLEHLKNKAEHGFVNLGVTFRVYHESTSMERTIPFDILPRLIPEEEWTILDEGCRQRVRALNAFLYDIYHGQEILHDQVIPRELVVTHPDFCWAMAGLHVPLNEYITLAGIDVIRDNEGKYFVLEDNLRVPSGISYVYENRKMMQQLFPELCQNHQIEPIMPSLSYLARYLQSLSPRRVSKPTVVLLTPGPYNAAYYDHVFLSQQLGIDLVEGQDLMTLDNRVYLRSVEGLRQVDVIYRRVDDAFLDPLVFRPDSMLGVPGLMSAYRAGHVALANAPGAGVADDKAIFAYVPAMIRYYLGEEPILENVPTFLLKNREEQEYVLHNLEKMVVKKTTGAGGYGMLIGPKASEEELATFRTILQEKPHHYIAQPTIQLSQHPSFINGVFSNRHIDLRPFVIGGKKVIPGGLTRVALREGSLVVNSSQGGGSKDTWVLRSQGGERECQLCSTVRPTA
- a CDS encoding alpha-E domain-containing protein, which gives rise to MLNRQADSLIWLARMIERAENNARMLEVYYAESLEEKASYWESLVAVTGDVALYRQQYKNVDSLSVFEFLSFSDQNPNSIYCCLHQAKENALVAREILPNEIYEVVNSFYLVVRTCAQKLQGKSPLEFLHLVKKRSLLFQGMVEAILPQNKGWAFLQLGRYLERADKTARIIDAAVGHPKSHQENLWLRVLLSVSAYEAYRREWCGRIGAREVTEFLVHQADFPRSLSFSVAHALEAADKAFQNGAQVVEPIQLLEHLDQQLRMTAIEEIERQGVHNFLQSFLSENNKVGDAVNHTLFRGPSTA
- a CDS encoding transglutaminase family protein, giving the protein MTLLSVYHRTLYSYSSNVSRGISEVRLTPMTDQNQRLLSFQLKTEPLGALQQSMDAFGNQVHTLWFPEPHDQLVIETRAIVENQQVENSIVQHNNILRNSDATLEYVDIEQWSKQIKQSHAEWLMETSYCPFLPEVQMMAESFQGISGGWPEIYKMSNYIYENFTYQEQVTAVGSTIDAILSKKVGVCQDFSHLLLALLRFQGIPARYVSGYIPCGGPLRGSGASHAWVEAYLPGIGWQGIDPTNNCTVNDAYVKVAHGRDYLDIVPVKGLYCGRARQNLQVTVYVQVL